A part of Excalfactoria chinensis isolate bCotChi1 chromosome 23, bCotChi1.hap2, whole genome shotgun sequence genomic DNA contains:
- the BAK1 gene encoding bcl-2 homologous antagonist/killer isoform X1, with translation MEGNEGDPPRAHGRRGSNGRRSSREINSEDQVAQQTEEVFRSYTFYRYQQEREEGGEEVPMDPEIMEIQQELGSTGSQVGRRLAIIGDDINKRYDAEFRHMLKSLQPTKENAYQYFTTIASSLFESGINWGRVIALLGFGYCMAIHVYQHGITGFLRRIARYVTEFMLCNRIARWIAQQGGWVAALDLDNVYMKYMLAVVALVMVGHLVVRRFFRP, from the exons aTGGAAGGGAACGAGGGGGACCCACCCAGGGCCCACGGACGCCGGGGCAGCAATGGGCGCAGGTCATCACGGGAGATCAATTCAG AGGACCAGGTGGCCCAGCAGACCGAGGAGGTGTTCCGGAGCTACACCTTCTACCGCTACCAGcaggagagagaggagggaggggaggaggtgCCCATGGACCCGGAGATCATGGAGatccagcaggagctgggcag CACCGGGAGCCAGGTGGGCAGGCGCCTGGCCATCATCGGGGACGACATCAACAAGCGGTACGACGCGGAGTTCCGCCATATGCTGAAGTCCTTGCAGCCCACCAAGGAGAACGCCTACCAGTACTTCACCACCATAGCCTCCAG CTTGTTTGAGAGCGGCATTAACTGGGGCCGGGTGATTGCACTGCTGGGCTTCGGTTACTGCATGGCCATCCACGTCTACCAGCACGGCATCACGGGCTTCCTGCGCCGCATCGCCCGCTACGTCACCGAGTTCATGCTGTGCAACCGCATCGCGCGGTGGATCGCCCAGCAGGGAGGATGG GTGGCCGCACTCGATCTGGACAATGTTTACATGAAGTACATGCTGGCGGTGGTGGCCCTGGTGATGGTGGGGCATTTAGTGGTACGACGCTTCTTCAGGCCCTGA
- the BAK1 gene encoding bcl-2 homologous antagonist/killer isoform X2 → MFPYGNARTTPRGHFAAWQSANQPHSKAAAFPDRSSPGRPTERQGGSQGQAELGRRGPAESHSISAMEGNEGDPPRAHGRRGSNGRRSSREINSEDQVAQQTEEVFRSYTFYRYQQEREEGGEEVPMDPEIMEIQQELGSTGSQVGRRLAIIGDDINKRYDAEFRHMLKSLQPTKENAYQYFTTIASSLFESGINWGRVIALLGFGYCMAIHVYQHGITGFLRRIARYVTEFMLCNRIARWIAQQGGWVAALDLDNVYMKYMLAVVALVMVGHLVVRRFFRP, encoded by the exons ATGTTCCCCTACGGAAACGCTCGAACGACTCCACGGGGGCACTTTGCAGCCTGGCAGAGCGCAAACCAGCCCCACTCAAAAGCTGCAGCCTTCCCGGACCGAAGCAGCCCCGGACGCCCCACAGAGAGGCAGGGCGGCTCTCAGGGACAGGCGGAATTGGGGCGCAGAG GTCCCGCTGAGTcccacagcatctctgcaaTGGAAGGGAACGAGGGGGACCCACCCAGGGCCCACGGACGCCGGGGCAGCAATGGGCGCAGGTCATCACGGGAGATCAATTCAG AGGACCAGGTGGCCCAGCAGACCGAGGAGGTGTTCCGGAGCTACACCTTCTACCGCTACCAGcaggagagagaggagggaggggaggaggtgCCCATGGACCCGGAGATCATGGAGatccagcaggagctgggcag CACCGGGAGCCAGGTGGGCAGGCGCCTGGCCATCATCGGGGACGACATCAACAAGCGGTACGACGCGGAGTTCCGCCATATGCTGAAGTCCTTGCAGCCCACCAAGGAGAACGCCTACCAGTACTTCACCACCATAGCCTCCAG CTTGTTTGAGAGCGGCATTAACTGGGGCCGGGTGATTGCACTGCTGGGCTTCGGTTACTGCATGGCCATCCACGTCTACCAGCACGGCATCACGGGCTTCCTGCGCCGCATCGCCCGCTACGTCACCGAGTTCATGCTGTGCAACCGCATCGCGCGGTGGATCGCCCAGCAGGGAGGATGG GTGGCCGCACTCGATCTGGACAATGTTTACATGAAGTACATGCTGGCGGTGGTGGCCCTGGTGATGGTGGGGCATTTAGTGGTACGACGCTTCTTCAGGCCCTGA
- the TSPO2 gene encoding translocator protein 2: MWAYTVGFTVLPHVGGFLGWFINRKETPVWYEKLQKPSWCPPRRMFPVAWTVLYTGMGYASYLIWNDLGGCSSKAVIPLGLYGAQLALNWAWPPFFFGARNLKMALIDILCLDSLAIGTVCSWYRINKVAALLMVPYLGWLAMATCLTIRIWKDNPEQKTGKSE, translated from the exons ATGTGGGCTTACACCGTGGGCTTCACCGTCCTGCCTCACGTCGGGGGGTTCCTCGGCTGGTTCATCAACAGGAAAGAAACTCCAGTTTGGTACGAGAAGCTGCAGAAGCCCTCATGGTGCCCCCCGCGCAGGATGTTTCCCGTGGCTTGGACCGTCCTGTACACTGGCATGGG CTACGCCTCCTACCTGATATGGAATGACCtgggtggctgcagcagcaaagccgTCATCCCGCTTGGCCTCTATGGGGCTCAGCTGGCCTTGAACTGGGCTTGGCCTCCCTTCTTCTTTGGCGCACGTAACCTGAAGATG gcgCTGATTGACATCCTGTGCTTAGACAGCCTGGCCATCGGCACCGTGTGCTCCTGGTACCGCATCAACAAGGTGGCAGCGCTGCTGATGGTGCCCTACCTGGGCTGGTTGGCCATGGCCACCTGCCTCACCATCCGCATCTGGAAGGACAACCCTGAgcaaaaaacaggaaagagcGAATAA